In Coleofasciculus sp. FACHB-T130, the following proteins share a genomic window:
- a CDS encoding metal ABC transporter permease, with product MLEALIEPLQYGFMQRSLIIAILVGLLCAVVGSYLMVQRLALLGDAISHSVLPGLAIAFMVGANIFVGAFIAGVLSTMAIAWIRTRSPIKEDAAMGIVFSAFFALGVTLITTIQKDNKIDLNHFLFGNILGVTVEEVRDTAIIAAIVLLVVVLLYKELLFYTFDPLGAQAAGLPTNLLNFGLMLLIALTIVASMKAVGVILVLSLLITPGATAYLLVKRLHNVMIVGAGIGIISSISGMYLSYYQNLPSGPAIVLVASGLFVLALLFSPSYGIFTNKQSDFGQLSPVWRELKQLMRSRS from the coding sequence ATGTTAGAAGCGTTGATTGAGCCGTTGCAGTACGGCTTCATGCAGCGATCGCTGATTATTGCCATTCTCGTCGGCTTGCTGTGCGCTGTTGTCGGTAGCTATCTGATGGTGCAACGGCTGGCATTGTTGGGAGATGCCATCAGCCACTCGGTTTTGCCAGGGTTAGCGATCGCGTTTATGGTAGGTGCCAATATCTTTGTCGGGGCATTTATTGCCGGGGTTTTGAGTACGATGGCGATCGCTTGGATCAGAACGCGATCGCCAATTAAAGAAGATGCCGCAATGGGTATTGTTTTCTCTGCCTTTTTTGCCCTCGGCGTCACCTTAATTACCACGATCCAAAAAGATAACAAAATTGACCTCAATCACTTCTTATTTGGCAATATCTTGGGTGTTACCGTTGAAGAAGTCCGCGACACTGCGATCATTGCCGCAATTGTCCTATTGGTGGTCGTCCTACTGTACAAAGAATTATTATTTTATACCTTCGATCCATTGGGAGCGCAGGCAGCGGGATTGCCTACTAACTTGCTCAATTTTGGCTTAATGCTGCTGATTGCCTTAACCATTGTTGCCAGCATGAAAGCTGTGGGTGTCATCCTAGTGCTATCGCTGTTAATTACACCAGGAGCAACCGCCTATCTATTAGTGAAGCGGCTGCACAATGTGATGATAGTTGGGGCGGGGATTGGCATTATTTCCAGCATCAGCGGGATGTACCTCAGTTATTACCAAAATTTGCCTTCCGGCCCAGCGATTGTATTAGTTGCATCAGGATTATTTGTTTTAGCTTTATTATTCAGCCCTAGCTACGGAATCTTCACGAATAAACAATCGGATTTTGGACAACTCTCGCCAGTTTGGCGAGAGTTGAAACAGCTGATGCGATCGCGCTCGTAA
- the raiA gene encoding ribosome-associated translation inhibitor RaiA, whose protein sequence is MKLVIHGKNIEITDAIREYVNQKIDKAVSHFQSLTSEVNVHLSVARNPRINPKQAAEVTIFANGTVIRAEESSESLYASIDLVADKIARKLRKYKEKRLDKKTQTQMKTGIVVEQEPVPEDLIGSRTPELPSEVVRTKYFAMPPMTMDEALEQLQLVDHDFYMFRNAESGEINVIYERNHGGYGVILPRNGNGHTHHKNGKTDNHSSGTPEKSSSAKA, encoded by the coding sequence ATGAAGCTTGTTATCCACGGCAAAAACATTGAAATTACCGACGCGATTCGTGAGTACGTAAATCAAAAAATTGACAAGGCAGTCAGCCACTTTCAGAGTTTGACGAGCGAAGTAAACGTGCATCTTAGTGTGGCTCGCAATCCCCGGATAAATCCAAAACAAGCCGCTGAGGTGACTATCTTTGCCAACGGTACAGTAATCCGTGCTGAAGAGAGTAGCGAGAGTCTCTACGCGAGCATCGACCTAGTTGCCGATAAAATTGCCCGCAAACTCCGGAAATATAAAGAAAAGCGTCTGGATAAGAAGACCCAGACTCAAATGAAGACTGGCATTGTGGTAGAACAAGAGCCAGTGCCAGAGGATCTCATTGGTTCTCGCACCCCCGAACTCCCCTCAGAAGTGGTGCGTACCAAGTACTTCGCAATGCCGCCAATGACGATGGACGAAGCCTTGGAACAGTTGCAACTGGTGGATCATGACTTCTATATGTTCCGCAATGCCGAAAGCGGTGAGATTAACGTTATTTATGAGCGCAACCACGGTGGTTATGGAGTGATTTTGCCGCGTAATGGGAATGGACATACCCATCACAAAAATGGCAAAACTGACAACCACAGCAGTGGAACGCCAGAAAAGTCAAGCTCTGCAAAGGCATAA
- a CDS encoding peptidase has protein sequence MMIFEWKKEKTGKVEKAKPSNFQTLKRSLQNRLWYPNSFQNSKRFIRVGIAIATCLLAVLAHFRVVDAGDGWASEVSRQLSATSLPTLQAHVLPPTLLQWQDTSNSGDYFSQVKPTPVGYLVWSQFPVKVFVEMPETSTASQQWASAVLKAVQEWRVYLPIQVVEQSEIADIKIVRSLPPLKPSFNRRTGEFHLPRARSAETRYEFYLNPATGTPSVLSHRFTIQLSPTQTSDYIQSAARHELGHALGIWGHSPLETDALYFSQVRNPPQISSRDINTLKRIYQQPTRLGWPLPNATQSQLKRRVLANKTIRDYSLRRMTS, from the coding sequence ATGATGATTTTTGAGTGGAAAAAGGAGAAAACTGGGAAAGTTGAAAAGGCGAAACCTTCAAACTTTCAAACTCTTAAGCGAAGCCTACAGAACCGCCTGTGGTATCCAAACTCTTTTCAAAACTCAAAACGATTCATTCGGGTGGGGATCGCGATCGCTACTTGCTTATTGGCGGTTTTAGCCCATTTTCGGGTGGTGGATGCGGGTGATGGTTGGGCATCTGAAGTGTCACGCCAGCTATCAGCAACCTCCTTACCGACACTCCAAGCGCACGTCTTACCACCGACACTGTTGCAATGGCAAGATACCAGCAACAGTGGTGATTACTTCTCTCAAGTGAAGCCTACCCCCGTTGGCTATCTGGTTTGGTCGCAGTTTCCGGTTAAGGTGTTCGTAGAGATGCCAGAAACTTCCACCGCCAGCCAACAGTGGGCAAGTGCTGTGTTAAAAGCTGTGCAGGAATGGCGCGTTTATTTGCCCATCCAAGTGGTCGAGCAGTCAGAGATAGCTGATATCAAGATCGTGCGATCGCTTCCTCCCCTCAAGCCATCCTTTAACCGCCGCACCGGGGAATTTCACCTGCCTCGCGCTCGTTCTGCTGAAACCCGCTATGAATTCTACCTCAACCCAGCGACGGGCACGCCATCTGTACTATCCCATCGATTTACGATCCAACTGAGTCCAACTCAAACCAGCGACTATATTCAATCCGCTGCCCGTCACGAACTAGGGCACGCACTAGGTATCTGGGGGCACAGTCCTTTAGAAACAGATGCCCTGTATTTTTCTCAGGTGCGTAATCCTCCCCAAATTTCTTCGAGAGACATCAACACCCTCAAGCGGATCTACCAGCAGCCAACGCGACTGGGATGGCCTTTGCCCAATGCCACCCAAAGCCAGCTTAAGCGTAGAGTATTGGCGAATAAAACAATACGCGATTACTCCTTGAGGAGGATGACTAGCTGA
- a CDS encoding metal ABC transporter substrate-binding protein yields MVQRSRLSQKVKESNFCLSQAKSGNPLTLVSSLCLGILLPFALSSCSQPSSNRANPIANGKPNVVATSTIIEDLAAEVAGDEIQIQGILKPGTDPHVYEPVPQDSQALEKANLILYNGYNLEPGLIKLMNATGGKIRKVAVGEVVKSLQLDKGRGEVVPDPHVWGDVDNVIPMVDAIRDALIELSPEDREKFTQNAAQLTGELKQLDSWITQEIKTIPENKRKLVTSHDAFQYYARAYSIPVAGTLIGISTEEQPSAQTVKRLVESVKAATVPAIFAETTINPALIKTVAEESRVKLAPRQLYSDSIGAAGSDGDSYIKMMVANTRTIVEALGGKFTPFEAAKTPKK; encoded by the coding sequence ATGGTACAGCGCTCTAGGCTCTCCCAAAAGGTAAAAGAAAGTAATTTTTGCCTTTCCCAGGCAAAATCGGGGAATCCTCTGACTCTGGTTTCTAGCCTTTGCCTAGGAATTCTCTTGCCTTTTGCCTTATCCAGCTGTAGCCAGCCTTCCTCAAATCGTGCAAATCCAATTGCAAATGGCAAACCTAATGTAGTTGCCACTAGCACTATCATTGAAGACTTGGCTGCGGAGGTTGCAGGAGACGAAATTCAGATCCAAGGCATTCTTAAACCGGGAACCGATCCCCACGTTTATGAACCTGTGCCTCAAGATAGTCAGGCTTTAGAGAAAGCTAACCTGATTCTATATAACGGCTATAACCTAGAACCAGGGCTGATTAAACTGATGAACGCAACCGGCGGCAAGATTCGCAAAGTTGCTGTAGGGGAAGTTGTGAAGTCTTTGCAACTGGATAAAGGCAGAGGAGAAGTGGTGCCAGATCCTCATGTTTGGGGCGATGTTGATAACGTCATTCCAATGGTTGATGCCATTCGTGACGCCTTGATTGAGCTATCACCCGAAGACAGGGAGAAATTTACTCAGAATGCGGCGCAGCTAACGGGTGAATTAAAACAACTTGATAGTTGGATTACCCAGGAAATTAAAACGATTCCAGAAAATAAGCGCAAATTAGTAACAAGCCACGACGCTTTTCAATATTATGCTCGTGCCTATAGCATTCCCGTTGCTGGCACTTTGATTGGCATCAGTACGGAAGAACAACCTAGTGCCCAAACAGTAAAGCGATTAGTAGAATCTGTGAAGGCGGCAACTGTACCGGCGATTTTTGCAGAAACCACCATTAACCCAGCTTTGATTAAGACTGTAGCAGAGGAATCTAGGGTGAAATTAGCTCCGCGCCAACTCTATTCTGACTCGATTGGTGCTGCTGGTAGCGATGGAGATTCTTACATTAAGATGATGGTTGCGAATACCCGCACTATTGTGGAAGCTTTAGGTGGGAAATTTACACCATTTGAGGCAGCAAAGACCCCGAAAAAATAA
- the secG gene encoding preprotein translocase subunit SecG — MNLYSILQIIWAVSSAILIVLVLLHSPKGDGIGGIGGQAQLFTSTRSAETALNRVTWIFTVIFLGLSVILSMDRLWQ, encoded by the coding sequence ATGAATCTATATAGCATCCTGCAAATTATATGGGCGGTTTCTTCCGCAATTCTGATTGTTTTAGTGCTGCTACATAGTCCTAAAGGAGACGGAATTGGGGGGATTGGCGGACAGGCTCAATTGTTTACCAGCACTAGAAGTGCAGAAACAGCGCTGAACCGAGTAACCTGGATATTCACTGTCATCTTTCTGGGTTTGTCGGTAATTTTGAGTATGGATCGGTTATGGCAATAG
- the deoC gene encoding deoxyribose-phosphate aldolase, which yields MAVTQPNIDIAPLIDHALLNPTATPEQVKQWCEEAERFQFAAVCVYPAYVRQAAELLKGRRPKVCTVIGFPSGATTSAVKLYEAQEAVENGAVELDVVINQGWLKIGKTEELHREIAEICETGQTVKAILETTRLTDAEKRLAAEICMDAGVAFLKTSTGLFGGATVADIQLLKEVARERVGIKASGGIRTPEQALELIMAGATRLGTSHGPDLIRQRDTLEKEGKGNW from the coding sequence ATGGCTGTTACTCAGCCAAATATTGATATTGCTCCATTGATCGATCATGCGCTGCTAAATCCAACGGCTACTCCAGAGCAGGTTAAGCAGTGGTGTGAAGAAGCTGAAAGGTTTCAGTTCGCGGCAGTGTGCGTCTATCCGGCATACGTGCGGCAAGCGGCTGAGCTTCTCAAAGGCAGGCGGCCCAAAGTCTGTACAGTCATCGGTTTTCCCTCTGGAGCGACGACATCGGCGGTTAAGCTCTACGAAGCCCAAGAAGCCGTCGAAAATGGGGCGGTGGAATTGGATGTTGTCATCAACCAGGGTTGGCTGAAAATTGGGAAGACTGAGGAACTACACCGGGAAATTGCAGAAATTTGTGAAACGGGTCAAACTGTCAAGGCAATTTTGGAAACCACCCGCCTGACAGATGCAGAGAAACGACTGGCAGCGGAAATATGTATGGATGCAGGAGTGGCATTTTTAAAAACCAGCACTGGTTTGTTTGGGGGTGCCACAGTAGCGGATATCCAACTTTTGAAAGAAGTCGCACGAGAACGGGTCGGAATTAAAGCATCGGGGGGAATCCGTACCCCGGAGCAAGCCTTGGAGTTAATCATGGCAGGAGCGACGCGGTTAGGCACGTCGCACGGCCCCGATCTGATTCGTCAGCGCGATACGCTGGAGAAGGAGGGAAAGGGGAATTGGTAA
- a CDS encoding MFS transporter, which yields MMQRYDSDLQARMSLSQSRQRIEDGERWTEEGKFPRSSGLSVPASERPHPAFTGSSTPTTSRPLSDERLTPPETSEWEEVRPAISFPHSPVDDAVTPEIDTETDAPSNGGLNHSASPSNLVVNEEVKNEEVEEDAQGFLPVLKNRNFLALWGGQVFSQIADKVYLVLVIALIATHFQAPDQTISVWVSAIMMAFTIPAILFGSVAGVYVDRWPKKAVLVATNLLRGVLVLAVPPLLWISHGWLTLGGLPVGFCILLGLTFLISTLTQFFAPAEQSVIPLVVGRHHLLSANSLYTMTMMASVIVGFAVGEPLLGIADTLVGRLGGGADIGKELVVGGSYAIAGLLLMILRTGEKTNAPEHESPHVWEDLRDGLRYLNEQSRVRNALIQLVILFSVFAALSVLAVRMAEVIPGLKSSQFGFLLAAGGVGMVGGATVLGHFGQRFSHTRLSLYGSIGTAASLVGLGLFTKQLLLAFLLTTLLGFFGSLVAIPMQTTIQAETPDQMRGKVFGLQNNVINIALSLPLALAGVAETILGLQAVFLGLAAIAIAGGLLTWYISGTGKEK from the coding sequence ATGATGCAACGGTATGATTCCGATCTACAAGCTCGAATGTCCCTAAGTCAGTCTAGACAGAGGATTGAGGACGGCGAACGGTGGACTGAGGAAGGAAAATTTCCTCGCTCTTCCGGACTCAGCGTTCCCGCTTCCGAGCGCCCCCACCCTGCTTTTACTGGATCGTCAACACCTACCACATCACGCCCCTTGTCTGACGAGCGCTTAACACCCCCTGAAACTTCTGAATGGGAAGAGGTTCGCCCTGCGATTTCTTTTCCCCACTCCCCGGTGGACGATGCTGTAACCCCAGAGATAGATACAGAAACGGACGCTCCCTCAAATGGAGGGTTGAACCACAGCGCCTCACCGTCCAATCTGGTTGTCAATGAGGAAGTAAAGAATGAGGAAGTAGAGGAGGACGCACAAGGATTTTTGCCGGTTCTAAAAAACCGGAATTTCCTGGCGCTATGGGGGGGACAAGTTTTCTCACAGATAGCGGACAAAGTGTATCTGGTGCTGGTGATTGCATTGATTGCCACTCACTTTCAAGCACCCGATCAGACAATCAGCGTGTGGGTATCGGCGATCATGATGGCTTTTACGATTCCCGCCATACTGTTTGGTTCCGTGGCGGGTGTGTATGTCGATCGGTGGCCTAAGAAGGCAGTGCTAGTGGCAACGAACCTGCTGCGGGGTGTACTGGTTTTAGCAGTGCCACCGCTGCTGTGGATCTCGCATGGCTGGTTAACTCTTGGAGGGTTGCCGGTGGGATTCTGCATCCTGCTGGGATTAACGTTTCTGATTTCTACACTGACGCAGTTTTTTGCTCCTGCCGAGCAGTCAGTGATTCCGCTAGTTGTGGGACGCCATCATCTGCTTTCAGCGAACTCGCTGTACACGATGACAATGATGGCTTCAGTGATCGTGGGATTTGCCGTGGGAGAGCCGTTACTCGGAATTGCCGACACCTTGGTGGGACGCTTGGGTGGGGGAGCGGACATTGGCAAAGAATTGGTGGTGGGTGGCAGTTATGCGATCGCGGGATTGCTGTTGATGATCCTCCGCACAGGGGAAAAAACGAACGCTCCCGAACACGAATCACCCCATGTTTGGGAAGACCTGCGCGACGGACTGCGTTACCTAAACGAACAAAGCCGCGTTCGCAATGCCCTGATCCAACTGGTAATTTTATTTTCAGTTTTTGCGGCGCTGTCGGTTCTAGCTGTGCGGATGGCAGAAGTTATTCCTGGTTTGAAATCCTCTCAGTTCGGTTTTTTACTCGCAGCTGGTGGGGTTGGCATGGTTGGGGGGGCAACGGTGCTAGGACACTTTGGGCAGCGGTTCTCCCATACTCGGCTCAGCCTCTATGGTTCTATCGGAACGGCAGCCTCTTTGGTTGGTCTGGGATTGTTTACGAAGCAGCTATTGCTGGCATTCCTGTTGACAACGCTTTTGGGCTTTTTTGGGTCGCTGGTGGCTATCCCGATGCAGACAACCATCCAAGCCGAAACTCCCGACCAAATGCGAGGGAAAGTCTTTGGGCTACAAAACAACGTCATTAATATTGCTCTCAGCTTGCCTTTAGCCTTAGCAGGCGTTGCAGAGACGATTTTAGGGTTACAGGCAGTATTTCTCGGTTTAGCAGCGATCGCGATCGCAGGAGGACTCTTAACCTGGTATATTTCCGGTACAGGAAAAGAAAAGTGA
- a CDS encoding glycosyltransferase family 4 protein: MHIAWLGKKSPFCGNVTYSREVTNALLDQGHRVSFLHFAQDEESDLQAWPGCEEVSLPFLYKSQVYTIPTLRSRKVLTQSLEELKPDLVHASLTLSPLDFLLPEICEELNLPLVSTFHTPFDGKRRNLKSGTQLLTYQLYAPFLAYYDRTVIFSQVQRDLLARLGVAASKVAVIPNGVDVQKYCPGPSNIKSELNAKRLFVYQGRIATEKNVEAMLRAWKESEMGPECKLLIVGDGPMKPSLEPFYDSEYGIIWWGTEPDEQRRIEILRGADVFILPSLVEGLSLSLLEAMACGVACVATDAGADGEVLEGNPLEGDAGIILRTQGVAGQLRTLLPVLRGNPEFTQRLGQKAIARVLERYTLSRNIEQLVKLYTELLQERRVQLSDWRYPGRTKIS, translated from the coding sequence ATGCACATAGCCTGGCTCGGAAAAAAATCACCCTTTTGCGGCAATGTCACCTACAGTCGAGAAGTTACGAATGCGTTGTTAGACCAGGGCCATCGAGTTAGCTTTCTCCACTTTGCCCAAGACGAAGAATCTGACCTCCAGGCTTGGCCTGGATGTGAAGAAGTGTCTCTACCTTTCCTGTACAAGTCCCAGGTTTATACGATTCCCACCCTGAGATCGAGAAAGGTTTTGACGCAATCGCTTGAAGAGCTAAAGCCAGACCTGGTGCATGCCTCGCTCACTTTATCACCCCTAGATTTCCTACTGCCGGAAATCTGCGAAGAACTGAATTTACCCCTGGTTTCCACCTTCCATACCCCTTTTGACGGGAAGCGACGAAATCTCAAATCAGGGACTCAGCTTTTGACTTATCAGCTGTATGCACCTTTCCTGGCGTATTACGACCGAACGGTTATCTTTTCTCAAGTTCAGCGGGATTTACTCGCACGATTGGGAGTGGCAGCATCAAAGGTAGCTGTGATTCCGAATGGCGTTGATGTCCAGAAGTATTGTCCAGGGCCTTCTAACATCAAATCTGAATTAAACGCTAAGCGCCTCTTTGTCTACCAGGGTCGAATTGCTACCGAAAAAAATGTGGAAGCAATGCTCCGAGCCTGGAAAGAGTCAGAAATGGGGCCAGAGTGTAAATTATTAATTGTCGGCGACGGGCCGATGAAGCCCTCTTTAGAGCCTTTTTACGACTCAGAATACGGAATCATCTGGTGGGGAACCGAACCGGATGAGCAACGGCGAATCGAAATTTTGCGGGGAGCTGATGTGTTTATTCTGCCTTCTCTGGTGGAAGGACTTTCACTTTCCCTACTAGAAGCAATGGCTTGTGGCGTCGCCTGTGTAGCAACTGATGCTGGTGCTGATGGTGAAGTTTTGGAGGGGAATCCCTTAGAGGGAGACGCTGGGATAATTCTCAGAACTCAAGGGGTTGCGGGGCAGTTGCGAACTCTACTGCCTGTGTTACGAGGCAACCCGGAGTTTACGCAGCGACTGGGACAAAAAGCGATCGCAAGGGTTTTAGAGCGATATACCCTCAGCCGCAACATCGAGCAACTAGTAAAACTTTATACTGAGTTGCTACAGGAACGCCGAGTCCAGTTGAGTGATTGGCGTTATCCAGGGAGAACGAAAATCAGCTAG
- a CDS encoding DUF3592 domain-containing protein has protein sequence MSDKQGLMAMGSIFFVVGAGMLLGSFVNYHQTQDFIKNSSSTTGTVIDLKLQASRKSHIYFPLFQFQTPNGEIVKVESNMGSNPPGYQVGQSVPIIYNPNSPNEAEINSFWSLWFAAIFLLGMGGLFAGIGLNMLVNSFPIKKSQTTGNFADEESLIN, from the coding sequence ATGTCTGATAAGCAAGGATTAATGGCAATGGGTAGCATATTTTTTGTAGTTGGAGCGGGTATGCTACTTGGTAGTTTTGTAAATTACCATCAAACGCAAGATTTTATTAAAAACTCGTCCTCCACTACAGGTACTGTCATTGATTTGAAACTTCAAGCATCTAGAAAATCACATATTTATTTCCCTTTATTCCAATTTCAGACACCAAATGGAGAGATCGTAAAGGTTGAATCCAATATGGGAAGTAATCCACCCGGATATCAAGTTGGGCAATCTGTTCCAATCATTTATAATCCTAATAGTCCGAACGAAGCAGAGATAAACTCTTTTTGGTCGCTTTGGTTTGCAGCTATTTTTTTATTAGGGATGGGTGGTCTTTTTGCCGGAATAGGTTTAAATATGCTTGTTAACTCTTTCCCTATCAAAAAATCTCAAACTACAGGGAATTTTGCTGATGAAGAATCTTTGATAAATTAG
- the gpmI gene encoding 2,3-bisphosphoglycerate-independent phosphoglycerate mutase encodes MAQAPVSPVVLVILDGWGYREETDGNAIAAANTPVMDSLWAVYPHTLIYTSGKAVGLPEGQMGNSEVGHLNIGAGRVVPQELVRISDAVEDGSLLSNPALVQVCQEVKSRGGKLHLVGLCSEGGVHSHLAHLLGLLDLAKAQEIPSVCIHAIADGRDTYPHEGIEAIQKIQDHIDQIGVGRIVTLSGRYYAMDRDQRWDRVKRAYDVMTQDGLGDGRSAQEVLQASYAENVTDEFIIPTRIAPGAIEAGDGVIFFNFRPDRSRQLTQAFVSPGFKRFERQHIEPLSFVTFTQYEPNLPVLVAFEPQNLSNILGEVIANRGLRQFRTAETEKYAHVTYFFNGGREQPFEGEDRELVPSPMVPTYDQAPEMSAAAATDVAIAAVEKRIYSFMVINYANPDMVGHTGQMEPTIQALETVDRCLGRLLESINKAGGTAIIIADHGNAEYMQDKEGNPWTAHTTNPVPFILVEGEGLKIPGYGTEVTLRSDGRLSDIAPTILEILKLPQPVEMTGRSMLVPLEFDVRANRTPVRVSL; translated from the coding sequence ATGGCGCAAGCACCTGTCTCTCCCGTGGTGCTAGTCATTCTAGACGGCTGGGGCTACCGCGAAGAAACCGATGGAAACGCCATAGCCGCCGCTAACACACCTGTGATGGATAGCCTCTGGGCAGTCTATCCCCACACACTCATTTACACCTCCGGCAAGGCTGTAGGGTTGCCAGAAGGTCAGATGGGTAACTCAGAAGTAGGCCATCTCAACATTGGTGCTGGTCGGGTTGTACCGCAAGAATTAGTTCGGATCTCAGACGCCGTGGAAGACGGTAGTTTACTGAGCAATCCTGCACTGGTGCAAGTCTGTCAGGAAGTCAAGAGCCGGGGTGGTAAGCTTCACCTAGTTGGGCTTTGTTCCGAAGGTGGGGTGCATTCTCATCTGGCGCATCTTCTAGGATTACTGGATTTAGCGAAAGCGCAAGAGATTCCCTCAGTTTGTATCCACGCGATCGCAGATGGACGCGATACCTATCCCCACGAGGGGATAGAGGCAATTCAGAAGATTCAAGACCACATTGACCAGATTGGGGTCGGGCGCATTGTCACCCTCAGCGGTCGCTACTACGCAATGGATCGAGACCAGCGGTGGGATCGGGTGAAACGCGCCTACGATGTGATGACTCAGGATGGCTTGGGAGATGGTCGCTCGGCGCAAGAAGTTTTGCAGGCTTCCTATGCTGAAAATGTCACAGATGAATTTATTATCCCAACCCGAATTGCTCCTGGAGCTATAGAAGCGGGGGATGGTGTGATTTTCTTTAACTTCCGACCCGATAGATCCAGACAACTTACCCAAGCCTTCGTGTCTCCCGGCTTTAAGAGGTTTGAACGACAGCATATCGAGCCGCTGAGCTTTGTTACTTTTACTCAGTACGAACCGAATTTACCAGTTTTGGTGGCTTTTGAACCCCAGAACTTGAGTAACATCCTGGGAGAAGTGATTGCCAATCGGGGACTGCGCCAGTTTCGGACTGCTGAAACCGAGAAATACGCCCACGTTACTTATTTCTTCAACGGCGGTCGGGAACAGCCTTTTGAAGGGGAGGATCGGGAACTGGTACCGAGTCCAATGGTTCCAACCTATGACCAAGCACCGGAGATGTCAGCAGCAGCGGCGACGGATGTAGCGATCGCTGCCGTTGAAAAACGCATTTACTCCTTCATGGTCATCAACTACGCCAACCCAGACATGGTGGGGCATACAGGTCAGATGGAACCAACAATTCAAGCCCTGGAAACGGTAGACCGATGTTTGGGACGCCTTCTAGAAAGCATCAATAAGGCGGGTGGCACGGCGATCATCATTGCCGACCACGGGAACGCTGAATATATGCAGGATAAAGAAGGCAACCCTTGGACGGCTCACACAACGAACCCTGTGCCCTTTATCCTGGTGGAAGGGGAAGGGTTAAAAATTCCCGGCTATGGGACTGAAGTGACTTTGCGAAGTGATGGACGTTTGTCGGACATTGCACCGACGATTCTGGAAATCTTAAAGCTGCCACAGCCAGTAGAGATGACAGGTCGTTCGATGCTGGTTCCTCTGGAATTTGATGTCCGCGCCAATCGCACACCCGTGCGAGTTTCTCTGTAA
- a CDS encoding metal ABC transporter ATP-binding protein — translation MVCHLPAASLEASTAIKISQVGVQYRTVEALRNVSCVVAPGRLTGIIGPNGAGKSTLMKAMLGLIPVTGGTVLYGDRPLMEQRERVAYVPQRSQIDWTYPATVWDAVMMGRVKKTGWFRRFSTVSRRVAAEALDRVGMSNYRDRPIGQLSGGQQQRVFLARALAQEAEVFCFDEPFAGIDQKTQAIIFDIFRDLADAGKTVLVVNHDLGASITHFDDLILLNTELIASGSRHEVLSQENLYRAYGGQVMFFTEAAA, via the coding sequence ATGGTTTGCCATCTGCCAGCCGCCTCACTAGAGGCCTCTACAGCAATTAAAATCAGTCAGGTGGGAGTGCAGTACCGCACGGTAGAGGCGCTACGGAATGTCAGTTGTGTAGTGGCACCGGGACGTTTGACAGGGATTATTGGCCCCAATGGTGCGGGAAAAAGTACCTTGATGAAGGCGATGTTGGGATTGATTCCCGTGACGGGTGGCACGGTGCTGTATGGCGATAGACCTTTGATGGAGCAACGGGAAAGGGTGGCGTATGTGCCGCAGCGATCGCAAATTGACTGGACTTATCCGGCGACTGTTTGGGATGCTGTAATGATGGGGCGTGTCAAGAAAACTGGCTGGTTTCGTCGCTTCTCTACGGTAAGCCGACGGGTGGCAGCAGAGGCTTTGGATCGGGTGGGAATGAGCAATTATCGCGATCGCCCGATTGGACAACTCTCCGGAGGACAGCAGCAGCGGGTATTTTTAGCGCGGGCTTTAGCCCAAGAAGCAGAGGTTTTCTGCTTTGATGAACCGTTTGCCGGGATCGATCAGAAAACCCAAGCAATTATTTTTGACATTTTCCGCGACCTTGCCGACGCTGGAAAAACGGTTCTCGTTGTCAATCACGACTTAGGGGCATCTATCACCCACTTTGATGACTTAATTTTATTGAATACTGAGTTAATTGCCTCTGGTTCGCGCCACGAGGTGCTGAGTCAGGAAAACCTGTATCGTGCCTATGGCGGGCAGGTGATGTTCTTTACAGAAGCAGCTGCGTAG